The following proteins are co-located in the Panthera uncia isolate 11264 chromosome F1, Puncia_PCG_1.0, whole genome shotgun sequence genome:
- the RGS1 gene encoding regulator of G-protein signaling 1 isoform X1 gives MRAAAISTPRLNKMPGMFFSANPKELKETDHSLLDDKTQKKRPKTFGMDMKAYLRSMIPHPESGMKSSKSKDIRLSANEVMQWSQSLEKLLANQIGQDVFGSFLKSEFSEENIEFWLACEDYKKTESDLLHCKAEKIYKAFVHSDAAKQINIDFRTRESTAKKIKAPTPTCFDEAQKIIYTLMEKDSYPRFLKSNIYLNLLNDLQANSLK, from the exons ATGCGAGCAGCAGCGATCTCCACGCCAAGGTTAAACAAAATGCCAGGGATGTTCTTCTCTGCtaatccaaaggaattgaaagaaaCGGACCATTCACTTCTAGATgacaaaactcaaaaaaagagGCCAAAGACTTT TGGGATGGATATGAAAGCATACCTGAGATCTATGATCCCACATCCAGAGTCTGGAATGAAATCTTCTAAGTCCAAAGACAT TAGACTCTCCGCTAATGAAGTAATGCAGTGGTCTCAATCTCTGGAAAAACTACTTGCAAACCAAA TTGGTCAAGATGTCTTTGGAAGTTTCCTGAAGTCTGAGTTCAGTGAGGAGAACATTGAGTTCTGGCTGGCTTGTGAAGACTATAAAAAAACGGAGTCTGATCTTTTGCATTGCAAagcagagaaaatatataaagcatttgtGCATTCAGATGCTGCTAAACAA ATCAATATTGACTTTCGCACTCGAGAATCTACAGCCAAGAAGATTAAAGCACCAACACCAACGTGTTTTGATGAAGcccaaaaaattatatatactctTATGGAAAAGGACTCTTACCCCAGATTTCTCAaatcaaatatttacttaaatcTGCTGAATGACCTTCAGGCTAATAGTCTAAAGTGA
- the RGS1 gene encoding regulator of G-protein signaling 1 isoform X2, producing the protein MRAAAISTPRLNKMPGMFFSANPKELKETDHSLLDDKTQKKRPKTFGMDMKAYLRSMIPHPESGMKSSKSKDILSANEVMQWSQSLEKLLANQIGQDVFGSFLKSEFSEENIEFWLACEDYKKTESDLLHCKAEKIYKAFVHSDAAKQINIDFRTRESTAKKIKAPTPTCFDEAQKIIYTLMEKDSYPRFLKSNIYLNLLNDLQANSLK; encoded by the exons ATGCGAGCAGCAGCGATCTCCACGCCAAGGTTAAACAAAATGCCAGGGATGTTCTTCTCTGCtaatccaaaggaattgaaagaaaCGGACCATTCACTTCTAGATgacaaaactcaaaaaaagagGCCAAAGACTTT TGGGATGGATATGAAAGCATACCTGAGATCTATGATCCCACATCCAGAGTCTGGAATGAAATCTTCTAAGTCCAAAGACAT ACTCTCCGCTAATGAAGTAATGCAGTGGTCTCAATCTCTGGAAAAACTACTTGCAAACCAAA TTGGTCAAGATGTCTTTGGAAGTTTCCTGAAGTCTGAGTTCAGTGAGGAGAACATTGAGTTCTGGCTGGCTTGTGAAGACTATAAAAAAACGGAGTCTGATCTTTTGCATTGCAAagcagagaaaatatataaagcatttgtGCATTCAGATGCTGCTAAACAA ATCAATATTGACTTTCGCACTCGAGAATCTACAGCCAAGAAGATTAAAGCACCAACACCAACGTGTTTTGATGAAGcccaaaaaattatatatactctTATGGAAAAGGACTCTTACCCCAGATTTCTCAaatcaaatatttacttaaatcTGCTGAATGACCTTCAGGCTAATAGTCTAAAGTGA